Proteins co-encoded in one Medicago truncatula cultivar Jemalong A17 chromosome 8, MtrunA17r5.0-ANR, whole genome shotgun sequence genomic window:
- the LOC11427573 gene encoding NAC domain-containing protein 74 — protein sequence MAIPKLVPGFRFSPTGVELIKYFLKRKVLGKKFHNDVIAELDIYKYAPWDLPELSYLQNGDLEWYFFCPIEKKYRSGPRMKRATEIGFWKATGQDRAVQQNNQTVGMIKTLIFHTGKSPRGDRTDWVMHEYRLEDKDLADKGTVQDSYVICKVFQKEGPGPRNGAQYGRPFNEEDWSDDEVGIPFAESAALVPSLPVTSNSSVLNDQNLQTSGYIGSISMPCQSELVPSPDPTNSCQTGLTPSPDPANPCQTGFMPYPDPVNSCQTGGFMPSPNPANSCQTGLTPSPDPSNSCQTGFMPYPDPVNSYQTGFMPASDPANSCQTEFMPSPDHASSCQIGLMPLPDPANDSYPDNQAVNNDDDDILAMLDIFKGNGVLPAPDPANDSYPDNQAVNNDDDILAMLDIFEENGILPEENIADGALLTDFFDGLEDVDCSAELGSDGQNADFSTYGLASTGNVVGHDDFDFMELIDLDSDTFWQTQPESWSRNK from the exons atgGCTATACCTAAATTGGTACCTGGATTTCGATTCTCTCCAACGGGAGTTGAATTGATTAAATACTTTCTTAAGAGGAAAGTGTTGGGAAAAAAGTTTCATAATGATGTCATTGCTGAACTTGACATATACAAATATGCTCCTTGGGATCTCCcag aATTATCTTATCTCCAAAACGGGGATTTGGAGTGGTACTTTTTCTGTCCGATTGAGAAGAAGTATCGAAGTGGGCCAAGGATGAAACGAGCTACGGAAATTGGGTTTTGGAAAGCTACTGGTCAGGATAGAGCTGttcaacaaaataatcaaaCTGTGGGGATGATTAAAACCCTAATATTTCACACTGGAAAATCACCACGTGGTGATCGAACTGATTGGGTTATGCATGAGTATAGGCTTGAAGATAAGGACTTGGCTGACAAAGGAACTGTTCAG GATTCCTACGTAATCTGTAAGGTATTTCAAAAAGAAGGTCCTGGTCCTAGGAATGGGGCGCAATATGGGAGACCATTTAATGAGGAAGACTGGAGTGATGATGAAGTAGGAATACCTTTTGCTGAATCGGCTGCACTAGTTCCCAGTTTGCCTGTGACATCTAATAGTTCTGTTCTAAATGATCAGAATCTCCAAACTAGTGGATATATTGGTTCAATATCCATGCCGTGTCAATCAGAATTGGTGCCTTCTCCGGACCCAACAAATTCATGTCAAACAGGATTGACACCTTCTCCTGACCCTGCAAATCCATGTCAAACAGGATTTATGCCTTATCCAGACCCTGTGAATTCTTGTCAAACAGGAGGATTTATGCCGTCTCCCAACCCAGCAAATTCATGTCAAACAGGATTGACGCCTTCTCCTGACCCTTCAAATTCTTGTCAAACAGGATTTATGCCTTATCCAGACCCTGTGAATTCTTATCAAACAGGATTTATGCCTGCTTCCGACCCTGCAAATTCATGTCAAACAGAATTTATGCCGTCCCCTGACCATGCGAGTTCATGTCAAATAGGATTGATGCCTTTGCCTGACCCTGCAAATGATTCATATCCAGACAATCAAGCTGTTAATAATGATGACGACGATATTCTAGCAATGCTTGATATTTTCAAAGGCAATGGCGTATTGCCTGCACCCGACCCTGCAAATGATTCATATCCAGACAATCAAGCTgttaataatgatgatgatattcTAGCAATGCTTGATATTTTTGAAGAGAACGGCATATTGCCTGAG GAAAACATTGCTGATGGTGCACTTTTAACTGACTTTTTTGATGGCTTGGAAGACGTGGATTGCTCGGCTGAATTGGGATCTGATGGCCAGAATGCGGACTTTAGCACATACGGACTGGCTTCTACGGGCAATGTTGTGGGGCATGACGACTTCGATTTCATGGAGTTGATTGATCTAGACTCTGATACGTTCTGGCAGACCCAACCTGAAAGTTGGAGtcgaaataaataa